One genomic segment of Aureimonas sp. AU20 includes these proteins:
- a CDS encoding ABC transporter substrate-binding protein, which yields MTKTKHLVAAALASVALTVPAFADDGTIKIGFATAESGFMEAYDKPATDAALIRIDEINKAGGLLGKQIEVVKADTKSDRAEGAKAGLTVIDEGADLVVVSCDYDFGSPAALAAEDASKVSFFLCAESVKAGIQGVGPLSFSASVLAPVQGAAMSEWAFKEKGAKEFYKLLDTWTVYNKGICDGFDWMMPKLEAQGAKLVGEDTFKNEDASIAAQITRIKSLPKEPDAIMLCTMMPGGVSAVKQIRAAGINSMILTGSGMDGSYWLPAVPDLSNFFIPVQGSIYGDDPNPDVKTFNAAFKQKTGADPSSQYAYPGYVMVDVWAKAVQRAGTTDAEAVVAELEKMKAEPTLFGPRTFTSELHHQNNATYLVVDVEKGKPGVVGKWTLSEPVPMDAIMK from the coding sequence ATGACAAAGACAAAGCACCTTGTCGCAGCGGCCCTCGCCTCGGTGGCCCTCACGGTCCCCGCCTTTGCGGACGACGGCACGATCAAGATCGGCTTCGCCACGGCGGAGTCGGGCTTCATGGAGGCCTATGACAAGCCCGCGACCGACGCCGCCCTGATCCGCATCGACGAGATCAACAAGGCCGGCGGCCTCCTCGGCAAGCAGATCGAGGTGGTCAAGGCCGACACCAAATCCGACCGCGCGGAAGGGGCCAAGGCCGGCCTCACCGTGATCGACGAGGGCGCCGACCTCGTGGTCGTGTCCTGCGACTACGACTTCGGCTCGCCGGCCGCGCTGGCCGCCGAGGATGCCAGCAAGGTCTCGTTCTTCCTCTGCGCCGAATCCGTCAAGGCCGGCATCCAGGGCGTCGGCCCGCTGTCCTTCTCGGCCTCGGTTCTGGCGCCGGTGCAGGGCGCGGCCATGTCGGAATGGGCCTTCAAGGAGAAGGGCGCCAAAGAGTTCTACAAGCTCCTCGACACCTGGACCGTCTACAACAAGGGCATCTGCGACGGCTTCGACTGGATGATGCCGAAGCTGGAGGCGCAAGGGGCCAAGCTCGTCGGCGAGGACACGTTCAAGAACGAGGACGCCTCGATCGCCGCGCAGATCACCCGCATCAAGTCGCTGCCCAAGGAGCCCGACGCGATCATGCTCTGCACCATGATGCCGGGCGGCGTCTCGGCGGTGAAGCAGATCCGCGCCGCCGGCATCAACTCGATGATCCTGACCGGTTCGGGCATGGACGGCAGCTACTGGCTGCCGGCCGTGCCGGACCTGTCGAACTTCTTCATTCCGGTTCAGGGCTCGATCTACGGCGACGATCCGAACCCGGACGTGAAGACCTTCAACGCCGCGTTCAAGCAGAAGACCGGTGCCGACCCCTCCAGCCAGTATGCCTATCCCGGCTACGTGATGGTGGACGTCTGGGCCAAGGCCGTGCAGCGCGCCGGCACGACCGACGCCGAGGCCGTGGTGGCCGAGCTGGAGAAGATGAAGGCCGAGCCGACGCTCTTCGGCCCGCGCACCTTCACGTCCGAGCTGCACCACCAGAACAACGCGACCTATCTCGTGGTGGACGTCGAGAAGGGCAAGCCGGGCGTCGTCGGCAAGTGGACGCTGTCCGAGCCCGTTCCGATGGACGCGATCATGAAGTAA
- a CDS encoding branched-chain amino acid ABC transporter permease — MTTPSASLALAAASPTGARKPARFTLARRTILTPILLSLILIAIAAVTVATGSRPFNQTVIDVFVRVIFVVGLYIFIGNSGVLSFGHVGFACLGGYMAAWLTINPVMKASALPGLPHLILSARLPYWQAAVLAAVFAGLAALVFGRVLMRLSGIAASIATFAVLAMINTVYANWDSVTGGTSSVVGIPIVRTLWPYLIGAVIAVFIAWVHAISRAGLALRAARDEPTAASASGIDIPRERLVAFTISGAVMGLGGALMAHSVGVVTPDTFYLGLTFITLSMLVVGGMNSLTGAVLGTVILSALIQILRWFEAGVSIGGAQIALPKGLQEIALGVIMIVILALRPAGLFGRSEITLFRKSRNA, encoded by the coding sequence ATGACCACGCCCTCCGCCTCGCTCGCCCTCGCCGCCGCCTCCCCCACCGGGGCGCGCAAGCCGGCCCGCTTCACGCTCGCCCGGCGCACGATCCTGACCCCCATCCTTCTGTCGCTGATCCTGATCGCGATCGCCGCCGTCACGGTGGCGACGGGGTCGCGCCCCTTCAACCAGACGGTGATCGACGTCTTCGTGCGCGTCATCTTCGTGGTCGGCCTCTACATCTTCATCGGCAATTCGGGCGTCCTGTCCTTCGGCCATGTCGGCTTCGCGTGCCTCGGCGGCTACATGGCGGCCTGGCTGACCATCAATCCGGTGATGAAGGCGAGCGCGCTGCCGGGCCTGCCTCATCTTATCCTGTCGGCGCGCCTTCCCTATTGGCAGGCGGCCGTTCTCGCCGCTGTGTTCGCGGGGCTGGCCGCGCTGGTCTTCGGGCGCGTCCTGATGCGGCTGTCGGGCATCGCCGCCTCGATCGCGACCTTCGCGGTGCTGGCGATGATCAACACGGTCTATGCCAACTGGGATTCGGTGACGGGCGGCACGTCCTCGGTGGTCGGCATCCCGATCGTGCGCACCCTCTGGCCCTATCTGATCGGCGCCGTCATCGCCGTCTTCATCGCCTGGGTCCACGCCATCTCGCGCGCCGGGCTGGCGCTTCGCGCCGCGCGCGACGAGCCGACGGCGGCGAGCGCATCGGGCATCGACATCCCGCGCGAGCGCCTCGTCGCCTTCACGATCTCGGGCGCGGTCATGGGGCTCGGCGGTGCGCTGATGGCCCATTCGGTCGGCGTCGTCACGCCCGATACGTTCTATCTCGGCCTCACCTTCATCACGCTCTCGATGCTCGTCGTCGGCGGCATGAACAGCCTGACCGGGGCCGTTCTCGGCACCGTGATCCTGTCCGCCCTGATCCAGATCCTGCGCTGGTTCGAGGCGGGCGTCTCGATCGGCGGCGCCCAGATCGCCCTGCCGAAGGGCCTCCAGGAAATCGCCCTCGGCGTCATCATGATCGTGATCCTCGCGCTTCGCCCGGCCGGCCTTTTCGGGCGAAGCGAGATCACGCTCTTTCGAAAGTCCCGCAACGCTTAG
- a CDS encoding branched-chain amino acid ABC transporter permease, which yields MLQVVFDALSLGSLYALGALGIALIFGVMRLVNFAHGDVIAFSIFALLWPSTDAMAIVFAGQLPWYLLVPFVLLVGAGLSVLCEIVVFRRFRHASPATMMIASFALGFVIRYFLLMLFTSRPKSISLLPGLSQPVEILGARLPLLQLITILATLVILVALTLFLRRTRFGLEMRAAAENFSMARMLGVKANRVIMGAFALSGALAAAIGLIFGSQTGTVDIQMGASLMLMAFIATVIGGLGSLAGAVLAGFLLGAASVVMQVALPLDARAFRDAFVYAAVILVLLFRPQGLIAARGTKERV from the coding sequence ATGCTGCAGGTCGTCTTCGACGCGCTCTCGCTCGGCTCCCTCTACGCGCTCGGCGCCCTCGGCATCGCGCTGATCTTCGGCGTCATGCGCCTCGTCAACTTCGCCCATGGCGACGTGATCGCCTTCTCGATCTTCGCGCTCCTCTGGCCCTCGACCGACGCGATGGCGATCGTCTTCGCCGGGCAGCTCCCCTGGTATCTCCTGGTGCCTTTCGTGCTCCTCGTCGGCGCCGGGCTTTCGGTCCTGTGCGAGATCGTGGTCTTCCGGCGCTTCCGGCACGCCAGCCCCGCCACGATGATGATCGCCTCCTTCGCGCTCGGCTTCGTGATCCGCTACTTCCTGCTCATGCTCTTCACGAGCCGGCCGAAGTCGATCTCGCTGCTGCCCGGCCTGTCGCAGCCGGTCGAGATCCTGGGTGCGCGCCTGCCGCTCCTCCAGCTGATCACGATCCTCGCGACGCTCGTCATTCTGGTCGCGCTGACCCTGTTCCTGCGCCGCACGCGCTTCGGTCTGGAAATGCGCGCGGCCGCCGAGAACTTCTCGATGGCGCGCATGCTGGGCGTGAAGGCCAACCGCGTGATCATGGGCGCCTTCGCCCTGTCGGGTGCGCTGGCGGCGGCGATCGGCCTGATCTTCGGCAGCCAGACCGGCACGGTGGACATCCAGATGGGCGCCTCGCTCATGCTGATGGCCTTCATCGCCACCGTGATCGGCGGTCTTGGGAGTCTGGCCGGCGCCGTGCTCGCCGGCTTCCTGCTCGGCGCCGCCTCCGTCGTCATGCAGGTCGCGCTGCCGCTCGACGCGCGCGCCTTCCGCGACGCCTTTGTCTACGCCGCCGTCATCCTCGTCCTCCTGTTCCGCCCGCAAGGCCTGATCGCCGCGCGCGGCACCAAGGAAAGGGTCTGA
- a CDS encoding ABC transporter ATP-binding protein gives MSLLELSGVTIRYGRLTAVREVSFALAEGEILFVTGPNGAGKSSLMRAIAGVTRPAEGTIRFMGAEITAEKPESIARAGVSMVPEGREVFGSLTIEENLMVGTGMRAREPGAKARAAAELEAVYATFPILKERRFSQAGLLSGGQQQMLVIGRALMTGPRLIAIDEPSLGLAPNITDQVYERLIALQRERSLTLLIVEQSSTRAVMVGGRMILMRGGRVLLDGDARELGDGEAIKAAYFGYEDH, from the coding sequence ATGAGCCTCCTCGAACTCTCCGGGGTCACGATCCGCTACGGTCGGCTGACGGCCGTGCGCGAGGTGTCCTTCGCGCTGGCGGAGGGCGAGATCCTCTTCGTCACCGGTCCGAACGGGGCCGGCAAGTCCTCGTTGATGCGCGCCATCGCCGGCGTCACCCGGCCGGCGGAAGGCACGATCCGCTTCATGGGTGCAGAGATCACCGCCGAGAAGCCGGAGTCCATCGCCAGGGCCGGCGTGTCCATGGTGCCGGAGGGCCGCGAGGTCTTCGGCTCGCTGACCATCGAGGAGAACCTCATGGTCGGCACCGGCATGCGCGCTCGGGAGCCCGGCGCCAAGGCGCGGGCGGCGGCCGAGCTGGAGGCCGTCTACGCCACGTTCCCGATCCTGAAGGAGCGCCGCTTTTCCCAGGCCGGTCTTCTGTCCGGCGGCCAGCAGCAGATGCTGGTGATCGGCCGCGCCCTGATGACGGGCCCGAGGCTGATCGCCATCGACGAGCCCTCGCTCGGGCTCGCCCCCAACATCACCGACCAGGTCTACGAGCGGCTCATCGCCCTGCAGCGGGAGCGGTCCCTGACGCTCCTGATCGTCGAGCAGAGTTCCACCCGCGCGGTGATGGTGGGCGGGCGGATGATCCTGATGCGCGGCGGGCGGGTGCTTCTCGACGGGGATGCGCGCGAGCTTGGCGACGGCGAAGCCATCAAGGCCGCCTATTTCGGCTACGAGGACCACTGA
- a CDS encoding ABC transporter ATP-binding protein: protein MKSLSADSVSVAFAGLKALSAVDLRIMPGLITGLIGPNGAGKTTLVNVLTGFQAPTGGAVHLDGASLAGLKPFQVRRRGIARTFQGGRLFRDLPVIDNLEVTGVGLGLSRRQAVAEAEAMLHWMGIADLADRVAGTLPYTDERRVAIGRALMGSPSFVLLDEPAAGMSGPEATELSALIRRIAADLGCGVLLIEHNVGLVLGLCEHIVVLDSGAVIEEGPPAAIRASEKVRHAYMGTAADAPLPVEALEVAL from the coding sequence ATGAAAAGTTTGAGCGCGGACTCCGTCTCCGTCGCCTTTGCCGGGCTGAAAGCCCTGTCGGCGGTCGATCTGCGGATCATGCCCGGGCTCATCACCGGCCTGATTGGGCCGAATGGCGCGGGCAAGACCACGCTGGTCAACGTCCTCACCGGCTTCCAGGCGCCGACGGGCGGCGCGGTGCATCTCGACGGCGCGAGCCTTGCCGGCCTCAAGCCGTTCCAGGTGCGCCGCCGCGGCATCGCGCGCACCTTTCAAGGCGGGCGCCTGTTTCGCGACCTCCCCGTGATCGACAATCTGGAGGTCACGGGCGTCGGGCTCGGCCTGTCGCGCCGGCAGGCGGTCGCCGAAGCCGAGGCCATGCTGCACTGGATGGGCATCGCGGATCTGGCCGATCGCGTCGCCGGCACGCTTCCCTATACCGACGAGCGGCGCGTCGCCATCGGCCGCGCGCTGATGGGAAGCCCGTCCTTCGTTCTTCTCGACGAGCCCGCCGCCGGCATGAGCGGGCCGGAAGCGACCGAGCTCTCGGCGCTGATCCGGCGCATCGCGGCCGATCTCGGCTGCGGCGTCCTCCTGATCGAGCACAATGTCGGGCTGGTGCTCGGCCTGTGCGAGCACATCGTGGTTCTGGATTCCGGCGCCGTGATCGAGGAAGGGCCGCCCGCTGCCATCCGGGCGAGCGAGAAGGTGCGCCACGCCTATATGGGCACGGCCGCCGACGCGCCGCTCCCGGTGGAAGCGCTGGAGGTGGCGCTATGA
- a CDS encoding biotin-dependent carboxyltransferase family protein, with translation MAVNVISPGLATTVQDLGRPGYYHLGIPEGGGMDRFATVIANLLVGNDANAALLEATFMGPELEFTKDASVAVTGGELPPKLNGEERPTWESFPVKAGDRLTFGFLKGGARAYIAISGGIDVPVVLGSRTTYVLGALGGFEGRAIKAGDVLPVGEGPNTTGRSLPANLRRERPIPAELRMLPGIYWHRITDAAGERFFEDTWKVAPEADRIGYRFKGGAPLEFVPREQPFGAGSDPSNIVDACYPYGSVQVPSGTEPIVLHRDAVSGGGYMMLGVVISADMDLIAQLQPHTPARFQPVTMDQALAARADAKTALGRARDHVAG, from the coding sequence ATGGCCGTTAACGTCATAAGCCCGGGCTTGGCCACCACCGTCCAGGACCTCGGCCGACCCGGCTACTACCATCTCGGCATTCCCGAGGGCGGCGGCATGGACCGTTTCGCCACCGTGATCGCCAATCTCCTCGTGGGCAACGACGCGAACGCGGCGCTGCTCGAGGCGACCTTCATGGGGCCCGAGCTGGAATTCACGAAGGACGCTTCCGTGGCGGTGACCGGCGGCGAACTGCCGCCCAAGCTGAACGGCGAGGAGCGCCCGACCTGGGAAAGCTTCCCCGTCAAAGCCGGCGACCGCCTGACCTTCGGTTTCCTGAAAGGCGGCGCGCGCGCCTATATCGCGATTTCCGGCGGCATCGACGTGCCGGTCGTTCTGGGATCGCGCACCACCTATGTGCTCGGCGCGCTGGGGGGCTTCGAAGGGCGCGCCATCAAGGCGGGCGACGTGCTGCCGGTGGGCGAGGGGCCGAACACGACCGGGCGCAGCCTTCCCGCGAACCTTCGGCGCGAGCGGCCGATCCCGGCCGAGCTGCGCATGCTGCCCGGCATCTACTGGCATCGGATCACGGACGCGGCGGGCGAGCGGTTCTTCGAGGACACCTGGAAGGTCGCGCCCGAGGCCGATCGCATCGGCTACCGCTTCAAGGGCGGCGCGCCGCTGGAATTCGTGCCGCGCGAGCAGCCTTTCGGCGCCGGGTCCGACCCGTCCAACATCGTGGATGCCTGCTATCCCTACGGCTCCGTGCAGGTGCCGAGCGGCACCGAGCCGATCGTGCTCCACCGCGATGCGGTCTCGGGCGGCGGCTACATGATGCTGGGCGTCGTGATCTCGGCCGACATGGACCTGATCGCCCAGCTCCAGCCGCACACGCCCGCCCGCTTTCAGCCGGTGACCATGGACCAGGCGCTCGCCGCCCGGGCCGACGCGAAGACGGCGCTCGGGCGCGCTCGGGACCACGTCGCGGGCTGA
- a CDS encoding 5-oxoprolinase subunit B family protein, with product MSIRFSFGGDEHIFGEVSEEMSLASFFTGLSMTKAVRDARIPGVTEICPANASFQIRFDPDRISPQDLLKELQSFEAAASKSDETLQTRIIELPVYFEDPWTHETGQRFRERHQDPSSTDLEYSARINGYASVREFIEAYSGQPWFVSMVGFVAGLPWLYQMVERARQIEAPKYLRPRTDTPKLTIGHGGCFAAIYSVRGAGGYQMYGVTPAPIYDPTRQVNYLQDEMCLFKPGDIVKFKAIDRDTYDATLEAIEANSFAPTIRPCTFNLAEFNRDIPGTNAKLMELLDGR from the coding sequence ATGTCCATACGTTTCAGCTTCGGCGGCGACGAACACATCTTCGGGGAAGTCTCCGAAGAGATGTCGCTCGCCTCCTTCTTCACCGGCCTGTCGATGACCAAGGCGGTGCGGGACGCCAGGATTCCCGGCGTCACCGAGATCTGCCCGGCGAACGCCAGCTTCCAGATCCGCTTCGATCCCGACCGGATCAGCCCCCAGGACCTCCTGAAGGAGCTTCAGTCCTTCGAGGCGGCGGCCTCGAAATCCGACGAGACGCTTCAAACGCGCATCATCGAACTGCCGGTCTATTTCGAGGACCCATGGACGCACGAGACCGGCCAGCGCTTCCGCGAGCGGCACCAGGACCCGTCCTCCACCGACCTCGAATATTCCGCCCGCATCAACGGCTATGCCAGCGTGAGGGAGTTCATCGAGGCCTATTCCGGCCAGCCCTGGTTCGTTTCCATGGTCGGCTTCGTCGCCGGTCTGCCCTGGCTCTACCAGATGGTGGAGCGCGCCCGGCAGATCGAGGCGCCGAAATATCTGCGCCCGCGCACCGACACGCCCAAGCTCACCATCGGCCACGGCGGCTGCTTCGCCGCGATCTACTCCGTGCGCGGAGCAGGCGGCTACCAGATGTATGGCGTGACGCCCGCGCCGATCTACGACCCGACGCGGCAGGTGAACTACCTCCAAGATGAGATGTGCCTCTTCAAGCCGGGCGACATCGTGAAGTTCAAGGCAATCGACCGCGACACCTACGACGCGACGCTCGAGGCGATCGAGGCCAACAGCTTCGCGCCCACGATCCGCCCCTGCACCTTCAACCTCGCCGAGTTCAACCGCGACATTCCCGGCACCAACGCCAAGCTGATGGAGCTTCTCGATGGCCGTTAA
- a CDS encoding acetyl-CoA carboxylase biotin carboxylase subunit, translating into MIGKLLVANRGEIAVRIIRAAKDLGIATVAVHSVADAEALHVQLADEAVAIGPPAPKKSYLSIPALLKAAGDTGCDSVHPGYGFLAENADFSDAVTAAGLVFVGPSGDAIRLMGDKVSAREAAAKAGVPVVPGSKGRVEGIEAAREVLAETGFPVMIKAAAGGGGRGIRIANNQAEFDQAFPQAEAEALAAFGDGGLYMEKVIGRARHIEVQVLADGTDAIHCFERECSLQRRRQKVWEEAPSRALSPALREELCASAVALAKAVNYSGAGTVEYLYDDAADRFYFIEMNTRIQVEHPVTEAITGIDLVAEMLRIAGGEPLRLKQSDVAVKGHAIEVRLNAEDPARDFAPFPGTVEDLRIPGGPGVRFDSMLYPGYQVPPFYDSLLAKLIVHGETREAAIDRLVRALNETRIGGLKTTKPLFLALAADPAVRAGDVHTRWLEGWLTDNAAALSA; encoded by the coding sequence ATGATCGGCAAGCTCCTCGTCGCCAACCGCGGGGAGATCGCGGTGCGCATCATCCGGGCCGCGAAGGATCTCGGCATCGCGACCGTCGCCGTCCATTCCGTCGCGGACGCCGAAGCCCTTCATGTCCAGCTCGCGGACGAGGCCGTCGCCATCGGCCCGCCGGCGCCCAAGAAGTCCTACCTGAGCATTCCGGCGCTCCTGAAGGCGGCCGGCGACACCGGTTGCGACAGCGTCCATCCCGGCTACGGGTTCCTGGCCGAGAACGCCGATTTCTCCGATGCGGTGACGGCGGCCGGTCTCGTCTTCGTCGGCCCGTCCGGCGACGCGATCCGACTGATGGGCGACAAGGTTTCGGCGCGCGAAGCGGCGGCGAAGGCGGGCGTGCCGGTGGTGCCGGGCTCCAAGGGCCGGGTCGAGGGCATCGAGGCCGCGCGCGAGGTTCTGGCCGAAACGGGCTTTCCCGTGATGATCAAGGCGGCGGCGGGCGGCGGCGGGCGCGGCATCCGCATCGCCAATAACCAGGCCGAGTTCGATCAGGCCTTCCCCCAGGCCGAGGCGGAGGCGCTCGCCGCCTTCGGCGACGGCGGTCTCTACATGGAAAAGGTCATCGGCCGTGCCCGGCATATCGAGGTGCAGGTGCTGGCCGACGGCACCGACGCCATCCACTGTTTCGAGCGCGAATGCTCGCTGCAGCGCCGCCGACAGAAGGTTTGGGAGGAGGCGCCCTCGCGCGCCTTGTCGCCCGCCCTTCGCGAGGAGCTCTGCGCCTCCGCCGTGGCTCTGGCCAAGGCGGTCAACTATTCCGGCGCCGGAACGGTCGAGTATCTCTACGACGATGCGGCCGACCGCTTCTACTTCATCGAGATGAACACCCGCATCCAGGTGGAGCATCCCGTCACCGAGGCGATCACCGGCATCGATCTCGTGGCGGAGATGCTGCGCATCGCGGGCGGCGAGCCGCTGCGGCTGAAGCAGTCCGACGTCGCGGTCAAGGGCCACGCGATCGAGGTGCGTCTCAACGCCGAGGACCCCGCGCGCGACTTCGCGCCCTTTCCCGGCACCGTCGAGGACCTGCGCATTCCCGGCGGACCCGGCGTGCGCTTCGATTCCATGCTCTATCCCGGCTACCAGGTGCCGCCCTTCTACGATTCGCTTCTGGCCAAGCTGATCGTCCACGGCGAAACGCGCGAGGCCGCGATCGACCGGCTCGTGCGCGCGCTCAATGAGACGCGCATCGGCGGCCTGAAGACCACGAAACCGCTCTTTCTGGCGCTCGCGGCCGACCCGGCCGTGCGCGCGGGGGATGTCCACACCCGCTGGCTGGAAGGCTGGCTCACCGACAATGCGGCGGCCTTGAGCGCCTGA
- a CDS encoding acetyl-CoA carboxylase, which translates to MPQILSPLPGTFYRSASPDKPPYKADGDAVAVGDVIGLVEVMKSFHEVRSEVAGSNVRFTADNEEPVMAGAPLADLD; encoded by the coding sequence ATGCCCCAGATCCTTTCGCCGCTTCCCGGCACGTTCTACCGCAGCGCCTCGCCCGACAAGCCGCCCTACAAGGCGGACGGCGACGCGGTGGCGGTGGGCGACGTGATCGGTCTCGTCGAGGTCATGAAGTCCTTCCACGAGGTGCGCTCCGAGGTGGCGGGCAGCAACGTGCGCTTCACGGCCGACAACGAGGAGCCGGTCATGGCCGGCGCCCCGCTCGCGGATCTCGACTGA
- a CDS encoding LamB/YcsF family protein: MGVTLNCDMGEGFGLYVIGDDVGMMPLIDVANVACGFHASDPDHMRKTVRRARESGVKVGAHPSLPDLAGFGRREMKLSREEVANLVIYQVGALKGFLDAEGMVLNHIKPHGSLYGMAARQEEVAHGICDAASVFGVPLFGMTGTLHESVYQARGIPFVHEFYADLDYAPGGTLVVTREHEAKDPALMARYCVKALQDGLGTTSDGSTFPVRVETICVHSDTPNALDIARAVREAIAPWH, translated from the coding sequence ATGGGGGTCACACTCAACTGCGACATGGGCGAGGGTTTCGGCCTTTACGTCATCGGCGACGATGTCGGCATGATGCCGCTGATCGACGTCGCCAACGTCGCCTGCGGCTTCCACGCTTCGGACCCGGATCACATGCGCAAGACCGTGCGCCGGGCTAGGGAAAGCGGCGTCAAGGTCGGCGCCCATCCCTCGCTTCCCGACCTGGCAGGCTTCGGGCGGCGCGAGATGAAGCTCAGCCGGGAGGAGGTCGCCAATCTCGTCATCTACCAAGTCGGCGCGCTGAAGGGCTTCCTCGACGCCGAGGGCATGGTCCTGAACCACATCAAGCCGCATGGCAGCCTCTACGGCATGGCCGCGCGGCAGGAAGAGGTCGCACACGGCATCTGCGATGCGGCGAGCGTCTTCGGCGTGCCGCTGTTCGGCATGACGGGCACGCTGCACGAAAGCGTCTATCAGGCGCGGGGCATTCCCTTCGTGCACGAATTCTATGCGGACCTCGACTACGCGCCCGGCGGCACCCTCGTCGTCACCCGCGAGCACGAGGCGAAGGACCCCGCCCTGATGGCGCGGTACTGCGTCAAAGCGCTGCAGGACGGCCTCGGCACCACCAGCGACGGCAGCACCTTCCCGGTGCGCGTGGAGACGATCTGCGTCCACTCCGACACGCCCAACGCGCTCGACATCGCCCGCGCCGTCCGCGAGGCGATCGCCCCCTGGCACTGA
- a CDS encoding LysR family transcriptional regulator, with protein MTITLRQLDYFIATADSGQVSHAAVDLNISQSAVTAAIKSLEIELGVKLFERTHSGVRLTIEGTRFLERARAITGAVAAALQSPLRDREGHAGVLRLGMTYTVVGYFMSRYYARFRKLYPQIEVEVAELPRDALEAGVVEGEVDMAVMLVSNLARSTEIDCETLVRSRRRLWLPADHRLLTRPAITLADVAAEDYVMLTVDEAKTTAVRYWDAAGLSPRPVLTTASVEAVRSLVASGMGVTILSDMVYRPWSLEGQRIEVRSLVEPIPSMDVGLAWARARAIPPPAAAFRAFMSVTMGGGG; from the coding sequence GTGACCATCACACTGCGCCAGCTCGACTACTTCATCGCCACCGCGGACAGTGGTCAGGTCAGCCATGCGGCGGTGGACCTCAACATCTCGCAGTCCGCCGTGACGGCGGCCATCAAGTCCCTCGAAATCGAACTCGGCGTGAAGCTGTTCGAGCGCACGCATTCGGGTGTCCGGCTGACGATCGAGGGCACGCGCTTTCTGGAACGGGCACGGGCCATTACCGGCGCCGTCGCCGCCGCGCTTCAGAGCCCCTTGCGCGACCGCGAAGGCCATGCGGGCGTCCTACGCCTCGGGATGACCTATACGGTGGTGGGCTATTTCATGTCCCGCTACTACGCCCGCTTCCGCAAGCTCTACCCGCAAATCGAGGTGGAGGTGGCGGAACTGCCGCGCGACGCGCTGGAGGCCGGCGTCGTGGAGGGCGAGGTGGACATGGCGGTGATGCTGGTCTCCAACCTGGCGCGCAGCACCGAGATCGACTGCGAGACGCTGGTGCGTTCGCGCCGCCGCCTCTGGCTGCCGGCCGACCATCGCCTTCTGACGCGGCCCGCCATCACCCTCGCCGACGTTGCGGCCGAGGACTACGTGATGCTCACCGTGGACGAGGCCAAGACCACCGCCGTCAGGTATTGGGACGCCGCCGGCCTGTCGCCGCGCCCGGTCCTGACCACCGCCTCCGTCGAGGCGGTCCGCTCGCTGGTGGCCTCGGGCATGGGGGTCACGATCCTGTCCGACATGGTCTACAGGCCCTGGTCGCTGGAAGGCCAGCGGATCGAGGTGCGCTCGCTGGTCGAGCCGATCCCCAGCATGGATGTCGGCCTCGCCTGGGCGCGCGCCCGCGCCATTCCGCCACCGGCCGCCGCGTTTCGCGCCTTCATGTCGGTCACCATGGGCGGCGGCGGGTGA
- a CDS encoding MarR family winged helix-turn-helix transcriptional regulator, with translation MAADQQDPASATHSDGDLGFLLMETARVFRQSIERAVIDNPFGLTPSAIRALGCVIRFQGDGLNVIAKRMDIEPMSLHNQIDRLEQCGLVERRDCSSDRRKKPIFPTQKAIEVMAGLDPAFDQLYRTMTRDVPRESMEQLTAILVKMRANLTADPGITAPFTLLPKEPAAT, from the coding sequence GTGGCGGCAGACCAGCAGGACCCAGCGTCCGCAACCCATTCGGATGGCGATCTCGGGTTCCTCCTGATGGAGACCGCGCGCGTCTTCCGCCAGTCGATCGAGCGGGCGGTGATCGACAACCCGTTCGGCCTGACGCCCAGCGCCATCCGGGCGCTCGGCTGCGTCATCCGCTTCCAAGGCGACGGGCTGAACGTCATCGCCAAGCGCATGGACATCGAGCCCATGTCGCTCCACAACCAGATCGACCGGCTGGAGCAATGCGGCCTCGTGGAGCGCCGGGACTGCTCCAGCGACCGGCGCAAGAAGCCGATCTTCCCCACGCAGAAGGCGATCGAGGTCATGGCCGGCCTCGACCCGGCCTTCGACCAGCTTTACCGGACGATGACGCGCGACGTGCCGCGAGAGAGCATGGAGCAGCTGACCGCGATCCTGGTCAAGATGCGCGCCAACCTCACGGCCGACCCCGGCATCACCGCGCCCTTCACGCTCCTGCCCAAGGAACCGGCGGCCACCTGA